One stretch of Glycine soja cultivar W05 chromosome 7, ASM419377v2, whole genome shotgun sequence DNA includes these proteins:
- the LOC114417929 gene encoding putative hydrolase C777.06c isoform X1, with protein MVVASIRLLPSPLLSFAPRRSPYSYSWRSHPSFTIPFSSIHSKASTKGDGGAVELGGDQTELIFLGTGTSEGVPRVSCLTNPLHKCEVCSKAAQPGNKNRRLNTSILIRHPNSSGTHNNILIDAGKFFYHSALHWFPAFGIRTIDAVIITHSHADAIGGLDDLRDWTNNVQPHIPIYVAKRDFEVMTKTHYYLVDTSVILPGAKVSELQFNIISEEPFFVHELKFTPLPVWHGQNYRSLGFRFGNICYISDVSDIPEETYPLLKDCEILILDALRPDCSTSTHFGLQRVIISFTFVKTFHGHSDLPFQALEEVRKIQPKRTLFTGMMHLMDHEEVNDSLAKLLESEGLDAQLSYDGLRIPIRL; from the exons ATGGTGGTTGCATCCATTCGgcttcttccttctccactCCTCTCTTTCGCTCCTCGTCGCTCTCCATATTCATATTCATGGCGCTCTCATCCCTCTTTTACCATTCCCTTCTCTTCCATCCACTCCA AAGCTTCTACTAAGGGAGATGGTGGAGCAGTGGAATTGGGTGGTGATCAAACAGAGCTTATATTTTTGGGGACTGGAACCAGTGAAGGGGTTCCACGTGTCAGCTGCTTGACTAACCCTTTACACAAATGTGAG GTGTGTTCAAAAGCTGCTCAACCGGGTAATAAGAATAGGAGACTTAACACAAGCATCCTCATTCGTCACCCCAATTCCTCAGGAACACACAATAATATTCTTATAGATGCTGGAAA ATTTTTCTATCACAGTGCTCTCCATTGGTTTCCTGCTTTTGG GATAAGAACAATTGATGCGGTCATTATTACTCATTCACATGCTGATGCAATCGGAG GTCTTGATGATCTTAGAGATTGGACAAACAATGTTCAGCCTCATATTCCAATATATGTAGCCAAGCGCGACTTCGAG GTGATGACGAAGACCCATTATTATTTAGTAGATACTAGTGTTATCTTACCTGGGGCCAAAGTCTCAGAGTTGCAATTCAATATCATATCGGAAGAACCATTTTTTGTACATGAACTGAAG TTCACCCCATTACCAGTGTGGCACGGCCAGAATTATCGGTCCCTTGGTTTTCGTTTTGGTAATATATGTTACATTAG TGATGTCAGTGACATTCCTGAAGAAACTTATCCACTTCTAAAAGACTGTGAAATTCTAATCCTG GATGCTTTGAGGCCTGACTGCTCTACTTCTACACATTTTGGACTTCAAAGGGTAATAATTAGTTTCACATTTGTTAAAACTTTCCATGGACATTCTGATCTTCCATTTCAGGCCTTGGAGGAAGTGCGAAAAATTCAACCCAAAAGAACACTTTTTACCG GTATGATGCATCTGATGGATCATGAAGAAGTGAATGACTCCCTTGCGAAACTATTGGAGTCTGAAGGCCTTGATGCACAACTGAGCTATGATGGGCTTCGTATACCAATCAGACTCTAG
- the LOC114417929 gene encoding putative hydrolase C777.06c isoform X2, translated as MVVASIRLLPSPLLSFAPRRSPYSYSWRSHPSFTIPFSSIHSTSTKGDGGAVELGGDQTELIFLGTGTSEGVPRVSCLTNPLHKCEVCSKAAQPGNKNRRLNTSILIRHPNSSGTHNNILIDAGKFFYHSALHWFPAFGIRTIDAVIITHSHADAIGGLDDLRDWTNNVQPHIPIYVAKRDFEVMTKTHYYLVDTSVILPGAKVSELQFNIISEEPFFVHELKFTPLPVWHGQNYRSLGFRFGNICYISDVSDIPEETYPLLKDCEILILDALRPDCSTSTHFGLQRVIISFTFVKTFHGHSDLPFQALEEVRKIQPKRTLFTGMMHLMDHEEVNDSLAKLLESEGLDAQLSYDGLRIPIRL; from the exons ATGGTGGTTGCATCCATTCGgcttcttccttctccactCCTCTCTTTCGCTCCTCGTCGCTCTCCATATTCATATTCATGGCGCTCTCATCCCTCTTTTACCATTCCCTTCTCTTCCATCCACTCCA CTTCTACTAAGGGAGATGGTGGAGCAGTGGAATTGGGTGGTGATCAAACAGAGCTTATATTTTTGGGGACTGGAACCAGTGAAGGGGTTCCACGTGTCAGCTGCTTGACTAACCCTTTACACAAATGTGAG GTGTGTTCAAAAGCTGCTCAACCGGGTAATAAGAATAGGAGACTTAACACAAGCATCCTCATTCGTCACCCCAATTCCTCAGGAACACACAATAATATTCTTATAGATGCTGGAAA ATTTTTCTATCACAGTGCTCTCCATTGGTTTCCTGCTTTTGG GATAAGAACAATTGATGCGGTCATTATTACTCATTCACATGCTGATGCAATCGGAG GTCTTGATGATCTTAGAGATTGGACAAACAATGTTCAGCCTCATATTCCAATATATGTAGCCAAGCGCGACTTCGAG GTGATGACGAAGACCCATTATTATTTAGTAGATACTAGTGTTATCTTACCTGGGGCCAAAGTCTCAGAGTTGCAATTCAATATCATATCGGAAGAACCATTTTTTGTACATGAACTGAAG TTCACCCCATTACCAGTGTGGCACGGCCAGAATTATCGGTCCCTTGGTTTTCGTTTTGGTAATATATGTTACATTAG TGATGTCAGTGACATTCCTGAAGAAACTTATCCACTTCTAAAAGACTGTGAAATTCTAATCCTG GATGCTTTGAGGCCTGACTGCTCTACTTCTACACATTTTGGACTTCAAAGGGTAATAATTAGTTTCACATTTGTTAAAACTTTCCATGGACATTCTGATCTTCCATTTCAGGCCTTGGAGGAAGTGCGAAAAATTCAACCCAAAAGAACACTTTTTACCG GTATGATGCATCTGATGGATCATGAAGAAGTGAATGACTCCCTTGCGAAACTATTGGAGTCTGAAGGCCTTGATGCACAACTGAGCTATGATGGGCTTCGTATACCAATCAGACTCTAG
- the LOC114417929 gene encoding putative hydrolase C777.06c isoform X5, producing MVVASIRLLPSPLLSFAPRRSPYSYSWRSHPSFTIPFSSIHSKASTKGDGGAVELGGDQTELIFLGTGTSEGVPRVSCLTNPLHKCEVCSKAAQPGNKNRRLNTSILIRHPNSSGTHNNILIDAGKFFYHSALHWFPAFGIRTIDAVIITHSHADAIGGLDDLRDWTNNVQPHIPIYVAKRDFEVMTKTHYYLVDTSVILPGAKVSELQFNIISEEPFFVHELKFTPLPVWHGQNYRSLGFRFGNICYISDVSDIPEETYPLLKDCEILILDALRPDCSTSTHFGLQRVIISFTFVKTFHGHSDLPFQALEEVRKIQPKRTLFTGLDAEALTSLESVL from the exons ATGGTGGTTGCATCCATTCGgcttcttccttctccactCCTCTCTTTCGCTCCTCGTCGCTCTCCATATTCATATTCATGGCGCTCTCATCCCTCTTTTACCATTCCCTTCTCTTCCATCCACTCCA AAGCTTCTACTAAGGGAGATGGTGGAGCAGTGGAATTGGGTGGTGATCAAACAGAGCTTATATTTTTGGGGACTGGAACCAGTGAAGGGGTTCCACGTGTCAGCTGCTTGACTAACCCTTTACACAAATGTGAG GTGTGTTCAAAAGCTGCTCAACCGGGTAATAAGAATAGGAGACTTAACACAAGCATCCTCATTCGTCACCCCAATTCCTCAGGAACACACAATAATATTCTTATAGATGCTGGAAA ATTTTTCTATCACAGTGCTCTCCATTGGTTTCCTGCTTTTGG GATAAGAACAATTGATGCGGTCATTATTACTCATTCACATGCTGATGCAATCGGAG GTCTTGATGATCTTAGAGATTGGACAAACAATGTTCAGCCTCATATTCCAATATATGTAGCCAAGCGCGACTTCGAG GTGATGACGAAGACCCATTATTATTTAGTAGATACTAGTGTTATCTTACCTGGGGCCAAAGTCTCAGAGTTGCAATTCAATATCATATCGGAAGAACCATTTTTTGTACATGAACTGAAG TTCACCCCATTACCAGTGTGGCACGGCCAGAATTATCGGTCCCTTGGTTTTCGTTTTGGTAATATATGTTACATTAG TGATGTCAGTGACATTCCTGAAGAAACTTATCCACTTCTAAAAGACTGTGAAATTCTAATCCTG GATGCTTTGAGGCCTGACTGCTCTACTTCTACACATTTTGGACTTCAAAGGGTAATAATTAGTTTCACATTTGTTAAAACTTTCCATGGACATTCTGATCTTCCATTTCAGGCCTTGGAGGAAGTGCGAAAAATTCAACCCAAAAGAACACTTTTTACCG GTTTGGACGCTGAAGCTCTCACTAGTTTGGAATCGGTACTTTGA
- the LOC114417929 gene encoding putative hydrolase C777.06c isoform X3: MVVASIRLLPSPLLSFAPRRSPYSYSWRSHPSFTIPFSSIHSKASTKGDGGAVELGGDQTELIFLGTGTSEGVPRVSCLTNPLHKCEVCSKAAQPGNKNRRLNTSILIRHPNSSGTHNNILIDAGKFFYHSALHWFPAFGIRTIDAVIITHSHADAIGGLDDLRDWTNNVQPHIPIYVAKRDFEVMTKTHYYLVDTSVILPGAKVSELQFNIISEEPFFVHELKFTPLPVWHGQNYRSLGFRFGNICYISDVSDIPEETYPLLKDCEILILDALRPDCSTSTHFGLQRALEEVRKIQPKRTLFTGMMHLMDHEEVNDSLAKLLESEGLDAQLSYDGLRIPIRL; the protein is encoded by the exons ATGGTGGTTGCATCCATTCGgcttcttccttctccactCCTCTCTTTCGCTCCTCGTCGCTCTCCATATTCATATTCATGGCGCTCTCATCCCTCTTTTACCATTCCCTTCTCTTCCATCCACTCCA AAGCTTCTACTAAGGGAGATGGTGGAGCAGTGGAATTGGGTGGTGATCAAACAGAGCTTATATTTTTGGGGACTGGAACCAGTGAAGGGGTTCCACGTGTCAGCTGCTTGACTAACCCTTTACACAAATGTGAG GTGTGTTCAAAAGCTGCTCAACCGGGTAATAAGAATAGGAGACTTAACACAAGCATCCTCATTCGTCACCCCAATTCCTCAGGAACACACAATAATATTCTTATAGATGCTGGAAA ATTTTTCTATCACAGTGCTCTCCATTGGTTTCCTGCTTTTGG GATAAGAACAATTGATGCGGTCATTATTACTCATTCACATGCTGATGCAATCGGAG GTCTTGATGATCTTAGAGATTGGACAAACAATGTTCAGCCTCATATTCCAATATATGTAGCCAAGCGCGACTTCGAG GTGATGACGAAGACCCATTATTATTTAGTAGATACTAGTGTTATCTTACCTGGGGCCAAAGTCTCAGAGTTGCAATTCAATATCATATCGGAAGAACCATTTTTTGTACATGAACTGAAG TTCACCCCATTACCAGTGTGGCACGGCCAGAATTATCGGTCCCTTGGTTTTCGTTTTGGTAATATATGTTACATTAG TGATGTCAGTGACATTCCTGAAGAAACTTATCCACTTCTAAAAGACTGTGAAATTCTAATCCTG GATGCTTTGAGGCCTGACTGCTCTACTTCTACACATTTTGGACTTCAAAGG GCCTTGGAGGAAGTGCGAAAAATTCAACCCAAAAGAACACTTTTTACCG GTATGATGCATCTGATGGATCATGAAGAAGTGAATGACTCCCTTGCGAAACTATTGGAGTCTGAAGGCCTTGATGCACAACTGAGCTATGATGGGCTTCGTATACCAATCAGACTCTAG
- the LOC114417929 gene encoding putative hydrolase C777.06c isoform X4: MVVASIRLLPSPLLSFAPRRSPYSYSWRSHPSFTIPFSSIHSTSTKGDGGAVELGGDQTELIFLGTGTSEGVPRVSCLTNPLHKCEVCSKAAQPGNKNRRLNTSILIRHPNSSGTHNNILIDAGKFFYHSALHWFPAFGIRTIDAVIITHSHADAIGGLDDLRDWTNNVQPHIPIYVAKRDFEVMTKTHYYLVDTSVILPGAKVSELQFNIISEEPFFVHELKFTPLPVWHGQNYRSLGFRFGNICYISDVSDIPEETYPLLKDCEILILDALRPDCSTSTHFGLQRALEEVRKIQPKRTLFTGMMHLMDHEEVNDSLAKLLESEGLDAQLSYDGLRIPIRL, encoded by the exons ATGGTGGTTGCATCCATTCGgcttcttccttctccactCCTCTCTTTCGCTCCTCGTCGCTCTCCATATTCATATTCATGGCGCTCTCATCCCTCTTTTACCATTCCCTTCTCTTCCATCCACTCCA CTTCTACTAAGGGAGATGGTGGAGCAGTGGAATTGGGTGGTGATCAAACAGAGCTTATATTTTTGGGGACTGGAACCAGTGAAGGGGTTCCACGTGTCAGCTGCTTGACTAACCCTTTACACAAATGTGAG GTGTGTTCAAAAGCTGCTCAACCGGGTAATAAGAATAGGAGACTTAACACAAGCATCCTCATTCGTCACCCCAATTCCTCAGGAACACACAATAATATTCTTATAGATGCTGGAAA ATTTTTCTATCACAGTGCTCTCCATTGGTTTCCTGCTTTTGG GATAAGAACAATTGATGCGGTCATTATTACTCATTCACATGCTGATGCAATCGGAG GTCTTGATGATCTTAGAGATTGGACAAACAATGTTCAGCCTCATATTCCAATATATGTAGCCAAGCGCGACTTCGAG GTGATGACGAAGACCCATTATTATTTAGTAGATACTAGTGTTATCTTACCTGGGGCCAAAGTCTCAGAGTTGCAATTCAATATCATATCGGAAGAACCATTTTTTGTACATGAACTGAAG TTCACCCCATTACCAGTGTGGCACGGCCAGAATTATCGGTCCCTTGGTTTTCGTTTTGGTAATATATGTTACATTAG TGATGTCAGTGACATTCCTGAAGAAACTTATCCACTTCTAAAAGACTGTGAAATTCTAATCCTG GATGCTTTGAGGCCTGACTGCTCTACTTCTACACATTTTGGACTTCAAAGG GCCTTGGAGGAAGTGCGAAAAATTCAACCCAAAAGAACACTTTTTACCG GTATGATGCATCTGATGGATCATGAAGAAGTGAATGACTCCCTTGCGAAACTATTGGAGTCTGAAGGCCTTGATGCACAACTGAGCTATGATGGGCTTCGTATACCAATCAGACTCTAG
- the LOC114417929 gene encoding putative hydrolase C777.06c isoform X6: MVVASIRLLPSPLLSFAPRRSPYSYSWRSHPSFTIPFSSIHSKASTKGDGGAVELGGDQTELIFLGTGTSEGVPRVSCLTNPLHKCEVCSKAAQPGNKNRRLNTSILIRHPNSSGTHNNILIDAGKFFYHSALHWFPAFGIRTIDAVIITHSHADAIGGLDDLRDWTNNVQPHIPIYVAKRDFEVMTKTHYYLVDTSVILPGAKVSELQFNIISEEPFFVHELKFTPLPVWHGQNYRSLGFRFGNICYISDVSDIPEETYPLLKDCEILILDALRPDCSTSTHFGLQRALEEVRKIQPKRTLFTGLDAEALTSLESVL, translated from the exons ATGGTGGTTGCATCCATTCGgcttcttccttctccactCCTCTCTTTCGCTCCTCGTCGCTCTCCATATTCATATTCATGGCGCTCTCATCCCTCTTTTACCATTCCCTTCTCTTCCATCCACTCCA AAGCTTCTACTAAGGGAGATGGTGGAGCAGTGGAATTGGGTGGTGATCAAACAGAGCTTATATTTTTGGGGACTGGAACCAGTGAAGGGGTTCCACGTGTCAGCTGCTTGACTAACCCTTTACACAAATGTGAG GTGTGTTCAAAAGCTGCTCAACCGGGTAATAAGAATAGGAGACTTAACACAAGCATCCTCATTCGTCACCCCAATTCCTCAGGAACACACAATAATATTCTTATAGATGCTGGAAA ATTTTTCTATCACAGTGCTCTCCATTGGTTTCCTGCTTTTGG GATAAGAACAATTGATGCGGTCATTATTACTCATTCACATGCTGATGCAATCGGAG GTCTTGATGATCTTAGAGATTGGACAAACAATGTTCAGCCTCATATTCCAATATATGTAGCCAAGCGCGACTTCGAG GTGATGACGAAGACCCATTATTATTTAGTAGATACTAGTGTTATCTTACCTGGGGCCAAAGTCTCAGAGTTGCAATTCAATATCATATCGGAAGAACCATTTTTTGTACATGAACTGAAG TTCACCCCATTACCAGTGTGGCACGGCCAGAATTATCGGTCCCTTGGTTTTCGTTTTGGTAATATATGTTACATTAG TGATGTCAGTGACATTCCTGAAGAAACTTATCCACTTCTAAAAGACTGTGAAATTCTAATCCTG GATGCTTTGAGGCCTGACTGCTCTACTTCTACACATTTTGGACTTCAAAGG GCCTTGGAGGAAGTGCGAAAAATTCAACCCAAAAGAACACTTTTTACCG GTTTGGACGCTGAAGCTCTCACTAGTTTGGAATCGGTACTTTGA